AAGGGGAGAAGCTGCCAGTGGACCTGACTGGCCGCTTTATCTATTACGTAGGGCCGGTAGATCCTGTGCGCGATGAAGTAGTTGGCCCCGCAGGCCCAACTACCGCCACCCGTATGGATAAATTTACGCGCACCATGCTCGAAGAGACCGGCCTGCAAGGGATGATCGGTAAGGCAGAGCGTGGCCCAATGGCAATTGAAGCGATTCGTGACAATAAAGCGGTGTACCTAATGGCTGTGGGTGGCGCTGCGTACTTGGTGGCTCAGGCGATTAAAGCCTCCAAGGTAATTGCCTTTCCGGAGCTGGGTATGGAAGCCATCTACGAGTTTGAGGTGGAGGAGATGCCAGTAACCGTAGCAGTCGATAGCCAAGGTGAGTCTGTGCATACCACGGGACCATTGATCTGGAAGGCGAAAATTGAGGAGGGTATCGCCTAAGGGCTGCCCCAATTTAAACAAGCCGGGTCCGCGAGGTTCCCGGCTTTTTTGTCTTCAAGCTTTTCGGGGTGAAGTTTGGCGGGACTAGGTTGTCTTCTCAGCTAGTCACGGTAAAACAGGCATAGTAAAAGCCTAACCTGATGCCTCAATTAGATTCATTCTGGTACAGCCCACTCCAAAAGCCTCTACATCCCCAGCTCTGGGTAAAGCTGCAAAATGGTTTCTCTTAACCAGCGATGGGCGGGGTTGTTGGTTTGTGACTTATGCCAAATCAGCTGCAGGCTGACCTTGGGGAAATCCATAGGCAGCTCAATTGTACGAACAGGTAGTGCTCGGTAATGAGAGGACTTCATCATCCTTGCGGGTACAACGGCAATTAAATCGGTGGTGGCGACTATATGAGGAAAGGAGGAAAGGTGAGGGACACGCAGGCAAATATTGCGCTGCAATTTATTCGGTCTGGCCAGCCTCTCCATCGGTGAGCCTACGGGGTTTCCTCTCAGCAATGATATTTGTGGTATTGATTGAAAATCCGCCTCAGAGATGGATTTTCCTACCTTCTCATTATGCTCCCCTGCGATCACCACCAATTCTTCTTCGGCAATAATCAGGCTGCTGTAATTGGGAGATTCTAATGGTAAATAATCGATAATTAAGTCGACTTCACCATTGCTTACCATTCTGGAAGTCATCTCTGATTCGTCAGGTAATATTGTGAGCTTTATCCCTGGTGCATACTCTCGTAGCCAGG
The DNA window shown above is from Microbulbifer variabilis and carries:
- a CDS encoding LysR substrate-binding domain-containing protein gives rise to the protein MSNHLRSMDLNLLPVFDALMVERNLTRAAVKLHMSQPAVSAALKRLRSTYNDALFIRTAKGLRPTERALALHPSIHTALGAVRSSFRQLDFEHREAERDFSIVLPDVVETLMIPGLSAWLREYAPGIKLTILPDESEMTSRMVSNGEVDLIIDYLPLESPNYSSLIIAEEELVVIAGEHNEKVGKSISEADFQSIPQISLLRGNPVGSPMERLARPNKLQRNICLRVPHLSSFPHIVATTDLIAVVPARMMKSSHYRALPVRTIELPMDFPKVSLQLIWHKSQTNNPAHRWLRETILQLYPELGM